A stretch of the Psychroserpens sp. Hel_I_66 genome encodes the following:
- a CDS encoding DUF6787 family protein, whose translation MLKSFKTRWEIQENWQLLFPFLGITGLAYSSYKLALLFTKSYTVFVTILLSVVVFIALLKLTLFIFKKLEHKWMVDFRWEMIRIFIVFAITGSSSMLIGRPIIKALGITKENLNPILYWVLFIIIGLIFYQILLVSFGWLFGQFKFFWEFEKKMLRRFGLGRFLD comes from the coding sequence ATGCTCAAATCATTTAAAACCCGTTGGGAGATTCAAGAAAACTGGCAACTACTCTTTCCTTTTTTGGGAATTACAGGATTAGCTTACAGCAGCTATAAACTTGCTCTTTTATTTACAAAGTCATATACTGTTTTTGTAACTATCTTGTTATCTGTTGTTGTATTTATTGCATTATTAAAGCTAACGTTATTCATCTTTAAAAAATTAGAGCACAAATGGATGGTTGATTTTAGATGGGAAATGATCAGGATTTTTATTGTGTTTGCAATTACAGGTTCATCTTCAATGCTTATAGGAAGACCCATAATTAAAGCGTTGGGAATTACTAAAGAAAACTTAAACCCTATTCTATATTGGGTATTATTCATTATCATTGGCCTAATTTTCTATCAAATACTTTTAGTAAGCTTTGGTTGGTTATTTGGCCAATTCAAATTTTTCTGGGAGTTTGAGAAAAAAATGCTCAGGCGATTTGGACTGGGGAGATTTTTAGATTGA
- a CDS encoding DUF6146 family protein, which produces MKRIFQLLFIALITLSCGTSKTNSNDIPISEIPEDDIVRIANDDIEYEIIIIEPGFNSWLASIARPEGYYSQNYMEARNRVMVIEWNNRVLQPQQFDPNLYEMRIDYNQNIDYGYDVNYKLFNYFTYFQLTYKQRLSSFVPRI; this is translated from the coding sequence ATGAAACGTATTTTTCAATTATTATTTATCGCCTTGATCACATTGAGTTGTGGTACTTCAAAAACGAACTCTAACGACATACCAATTTCAGAAATACCTGAAGATGATATTGTAAGAATCGCCAATGATGACATTGAATATGAAATAATCATAATAGAGCCTGGCTTCAATTCTTGGCTAGCATCTATTGCAAGACCAGAAGGATACTATTCACAAAATTATATGGAAGCTAGAAATAGGGTTATGGTCATAGAATGGAACAATCGAGTATTGCAGCCCCAACAATTTGATCCAAATCTTTACGAAATGCGCATTGATTATAACCAAAATATCGATTATGGTTATGATGTTAATTACAAGTTATTTAACTATTTCACTTATTTCCAATTAACTTACAAACAAAGATTATCCTCTTTTGTTCCTAGAATTTAA